From a single Brassica rapa cultivar Chiifu-401-42 chromosome A01, CAAS_Brap_v3.01, whole genome shotgun sequence genomic region:
- the LOC103843907 gene encoding transcription factor MYB41 isoform X1: MFLYINQRTKQLPSLTKPSPFFSLFSNFFHSYSYSKMGRSPCCDESGLKKGPWTPEEDHKLINHIRKHGHGSWRALPKQAGLNRCGKSCRLRWTNYLRPDIKRGNFTAEEDQTIINLHSLLGNKWSSIAGHLPGRTDNEIKNYWNTHIRKKLLQMGIDPVTHRPRTDHLNVLAALPQLLAAANFNNLLTLNQNIQLDATSVAKAQLLHSMIQVLNNNNNTTPSSSFNIHHTNNNIFSQSSFLEKRPNISENLYDPAQSLSHIDHQPLDSFSRLPGLFPHQNDQDMIPPMISASSDESKQTQMMIKNKEILKHSDQTSNPSSTSTFTQDHQPWCDIIDDEASDSFWKEIIEQTCSEPWPFRE, translated from the exons ATGTTTCTATATATAAATCAAAGAACAAAGCAGTTACCCTCATTAACCAAGCCTTCCCCATTCTTCTcccttttttcaaatttctttcaTTCTTACAG CTATAGTAAAATGGGAAGATCACCGTGTTGCGATGAGAGTGGGCTAAAGAAAGGGCCATGGACGCCAGAAGAAGATCACAAACTGATAAATCACATACGAAAGCACGGTCATGGAAGCTGGAGAGCTCTTCCAAAGCAAGCCGGTTTAAACCGGTGTGGGAAGAGTTGCAGATTGAGATGGACTAACTACTTGAGACCAGACATCAAAAGAGGAAACTTCACTGCTGAGGAAGACCAAACCATCATCAACCTTCATTCTCTTCTTGGAAACAA GTGGTCGTCCATAGCTGGTCATCTTCCAGGAAGAACAGATAacgaaataaaaaattattggaaCACGCATATTAGAAAGAAACTTCTTCAGATGGGGATCGATCCGGTGACCCACAGGCCAAGAACCGACCATCTAAACGTTCTAGCCGCTTTACCGCAACTTCTAGCCGCCGCAAATTTCAATAACCTCTTGACTCTAAATCAAAACATACAATTGGATGCAACAAGTGTTGCAAAAGCCCAATTGTTACATAGTATGATTCAAGtcctcaacaacaacaacaacactaccccttcttcttcctttaaCATTCATCACACCAACAATAACATCTTTAGTCAATCTTCTTTCTTAGAGAAAAGACCAAATATAAGTGAAAATCTCTATGATCCAGCCCAAAGCCTCTCTCACATTGACCACCAGCCTTTAGATTCGTTTTCTAGGCTGCCTGGATTATTTCCTCATCAAAATGATCAAGATATGATTCCTCCAATGATTTCGGCCTCTTCTGATGAGTCTAAGCAAACCCAAATGATGATCAAGAACAAGGAGATTTTAAAGCATAGTGATCAAACTTCAAACCCTTCATCGACCTCAACGTTCACACAAGACCATCAGCCATGGTGTGACATAATTGATGATGAAGCAAGCGATTCTTTTTGGAAAGAAATCATAGA gcaaacttGTTCAGAGCCTTGGCCATTCCGTGAATAG
- the LOC103843907 gene encoding transcription factor MYB41 isoform X2, translating into MFLYINQRTKQLPSLTKPSPFFSLFSNFFHSYSKMGRSPCCDESGLKKGPWTPEEDHKLINHIRKHGHGSWRALPKQAGLNRCGKSCRLRWTNYLRPDIKRGNFTAEEDQTIINLHSLLGNKWSSIAGHLPGRTDNEIKNYWNTHIRKKLLQMGIDPVTHRPRTDHLNVLAALPQLLAAANFNNLLTLNQNIQLDATSVAKAQLLHSMIQVLNNNNNTTPSSSFNIHHTNNNIFSQSSFLEKRPNISENLYDPAQSLSHIDHQPLDSFSRLPGLFPHQNDQDMIPPMISASSDESKQTQMMIKNKEILKHSDQTSNPSSTSTFTQDHQPWCDIIDDEASDSFWKEIIEQTCSEPWPFRE; encoded by the exons ATGTTTCTATATATAAATCAAAGAACAAAGCAGTTACCCTCATTAACCAAGCCTTCCCCATTCTTCTcccttttttcaaatttctttcaTTCTTACAG TAAAATGGGAAGATCACCGTGTTGCGATGAGAGTGGGCTAAAGAAAGGGCCATGGACGCCAGAAGAAGATCACAAACTGATAAATCACATACGAAAGCACGGTCATGGAAGCTGGAGAGCTCTTCCAAAGCAAGCCGGTTTAAACCGGTGTGGGAAGAGTTGCAGATTGAGATGGACTAACTACTTGAGACCAGACATCAAAAGAGGAAACTTCACTGCTGAGGAAGACCAAACCATCATCAACCTTCATTCTCTTCTTGGAAACAA GTGGTCGTCCATAGCTGGTCATCTTCCAGGAAGAACAGATAacgaaataaaaaattattggaaCACGCATATTAGAAAGAAACTTCTTCAGATGGGGATCGATCCGGTGACCCACAGGCCAAGAACCGACCATCTAAACGTTCTAGCCGCTTTACCGCAACTTCTAGCCGCCGCAAATTTCAATAACCTCTTGACTCTAAATCAAAACATACAATTGGATGCAACAAGTGTTGCAAAAGCCCAATTGTTACATAGTATGATTCAAGtcctcaacaacaacaacaacactaccccttcttcttcctttaaCATTCATCACACCAACAATAACATCTTTAGTCAATCTTCTTTCTTAGAGAAAAGACCAAATATAAGTGAAAATCTCTATGATCCAGCCCAAAGCCTCTCTCACATTGACCACCAGCCTTTAGATTCGTTTTCTAGGCTGCCTGGATTATTTCCTCATCAAAATGATCAAGATATGATTCCTCCAATGATTTCGGCCTCTTCTGATGAGTCTAAGCAAACCCAAATGATGATCAAGAACAAGGAGATTTTAAAGCATAGTGATCAAACTTCAAACCCTTCATCGACCTCAACGTTCACACAAGACCATCAGCCATGGTGTGACATAATTGATGATGAAGCAAGCGATTCTTTTTGGAAAGAAATCATAGA gcaaacttGTTCAGAGCCTTGGCCATTCCGTGAATAG